The sequence CGAAAGCGACTGGCTCGATCATCAGTATGGTGTTAGTGGATTGTGCTTGCATGGGGTGATATTCTGAATAAGGTAGCCGGCATTCTAATATAATTACCAGCCAAGCTACACCATTTTACCGCGTATATTGAAGAAAATATGTCCCTGCTAACCGTTATTCTAAGCTCAATCCTACTCGTGCTGATCTGTGTGATCATGCATTATGAATTCCTGCATTATTGGCCAAGGATCGAAGGCATGATATCCAAAAGGCCGCGCGGGCGAATCTTGCGTCTGGTATTGAGCCTGATTCTGTTACACAGTTTCGAGATGGTCATCTTTGGGCTTGGATTCTGGACTCTCGGCAGTGCCGAAAGTTTTGCCTATATGTCTGGTGTAAACACATTCAGTCTGACGGATTGTATCTATTATGCCGCCGCTGTTT is a genomic window of Gammaproteobacteria bacterium containing:
- a CDS encoding two pore domain potassium channel family protein, producing MSLLTVILSSILLVLICVIMHYEFLHYWPRIEGMISKRPRGRILRLVLSLILLHSFEMVIFGLGFWTLGSAESFAYMSGVNTFSLTDCIYYAAAVYTTVGFGDIVPMGPLRFLTGLTGLVGFILITWSASYTFLEMQRYWER